The window GAGCACGATCTCGCCGGCCGTCAGCAGGACGGCTACGGGGCGCTCGTCTCGTTCGAGCTCGCGGGCGGACGCGATGCGGTCGCGCGCTTCCTCGACGGTCTGCAGCTCTTCGGCCTCGCCGTCTCGCTCGGGGGTGTGGAGAGTCTCGTCGCACACCCCGAGACCATGACGCACGCGTCGATGAGCGCCGAGGCACGCGAGCGCGCCGGCATCGGCAGCGGGCTCGTGCGGCTCTCCATCGGCATCGACACGGCCGAGGACCTCGTCGCCGACCTGCTCGCGGGGCTCGACCGCGCTCGCTGAGCGCCCTCGCCCGACGGCGCCGGGGCGCCGCGTCCGGACCGGCGAGGCGCGTCGATCGGGGGCGCCGACCGCCCGACTGGTAGGATGACGCCCGAATCCATCTCATCGTGCGTGGGGTGGCAGGCTGCTGATCCTCGGTGGTGGTCCGCCGGAGTCGATTCCCCGGAGCGCCACCACTGACGATCAGCCTGGATCATCCGATTCCTGGTTTCCTGCCCTCCTGCGCGCCAGCATGCAAAGGAGGGACCCTTGGAAGGTCCTGAGATCAAGGCCGCCGAGGCCGTCCTCGACAACGGCTCGTTCGGCACCCGCACCATCCGCTTCGAAACCGGCCGCCTCGCCCAGCAGGCGCAGGGCTCGGCCGTCGCCTACCTCGACGAGGAGACGATGGTCCTGTCGGCCACGAGCGTCTCGAAGCACCCGAAGGACAACTTCGACTTCTTCCCCCTGACGATCGACGTCGAGGAGCGCTCGTACGCCGCGGGCAAGATCCCCGGCTCGTTCTTCCGCCGCGAGGGGCGTCCCTCGACGGACGCGATCCTCGTGTGCCGTCTCATCGACCGCCCCCTGCGCCCCTCGTTCGTCGAGGGCCTGCGCAACGAGGTGCAGGTCGTCGTGACCGTGCTCTCGATCGCGCCGGGTGAGTTCTACGACATGCTCGCGCTCAACGCGGCGTCGATGTCGTCGATGCTCTCGGGCATCCCCTTCTCCGGCCCCATCGCGGGTGTGCGCGTCGCGCTCATCGGTGAGCAGTGGGTCGCGTTCCCCACGAGCGAGCAGCTCGAGCAGGCCGTCTTTGATCTGACGGTCGCGGGCCGCGTCGTCACGAAGGCGGACGGCACCGAGGACGTCGCGATCATGATGGTCGAGGCCGAGGCCACCGAGCACTCGTGGGACCTCATCAAGAACGGTGCGACGAAGCCCAACGAGCAGGTCGTCGCGCAGGGGCTGGAGGCGGCGAAGCCGTTCCTCGCGCAGCTCGTGCGCGCCCAGGCCGAGGTCGCCGCGCAGGCGAACCGTGCCACGGTCGAGTACCCGCTGTTCCTGCCCTACTCGAGCGAGGCGTACGACGTCGTCGCCGAGCTGGCGTACGACCGCCTCGTGCCGATCTACCAGATCGCCGACAAGGTCGAGCGTCAGGACGCGGACGACGCGCTCAAGAGCGAGGTCAAGGAGGCCGTCGCGGCGAAGATCGAGGCCGGCGAGCTGCCGGCCGAGATCGCCTCGCAGGTCTCGGCGGCCTACAAGGCCGTCACGAAGGTCGTCGTGCGCGGTCGCATCCTCCGCGAGGGCAAGCGCATCGACGGTCGCGGCGTGACGGACATCCGTCAGCTCGACGCCGAGGTCGACGTGATCCCGCGCGTGCACGGCTCCGCGATCTTCCAGCGCGGCGAGACGCAGATCCTCGGCGTCACGACGCTCGGCATGCTCAAGATGGCGCAGCAGATCGACTCGCTCTCGCCCGTCACCTCGAAGCGGTACATGCACCACTACAACTTCCCGCCCTACTCGACCGGTGAGACCGGCCGGGTCGGCAGCCCGAAGCGTCGCGAGATCGGCCACGGCTTCCTGGCCGAGCGCGCGCTCGTGCCGGTGCTGCCGACGCGCGAGGAGTTCCCGTACGCGATCCGCCAGGTCTCGGAGGCGCTCGGCTCGAACGGGTCGACGTCGATGGGCTCCGTGTGCGCTTCGACGCTCTCGCTGCTCAATGCCGGTGTGCCGCTGCGTGCACCCGTCGCGGGCATCGCGATGGGCCTCGTGTCCGAGGACGTCGACGGCGAGACGCGCTACGCGACCCTCACCGACATCCTCGGTGCGGAGGACGCGCTCGGCGACATGGACTTCAAGGTCGCGGGTACCTCGGAGTTCGTGACCGCGCTGCAGCTCGACACGAAGCTCGACGGCATCCCCTCGAGCGTGCTCCACGGCGCGCTCCAGCAGGCGCACGACGCCCGCATCCAGATCCTCGACAGGGCGATCAACGCCGTGATCGACACGCCGGACGAGCTCGCCCCGACCGCGCCGCGCATCATCACGGTCAAGGTCCCGGTCGACAAGATCGGTGAGGTGATCGGGCCCAAGGGCAAGATCATCAACCAGATCCAGGACGACACGGGCGCGGACATCTCGATCGAGGACGACGGCACCGTGTTCATCGGTGCGACGGACGGCCCCTCGGCCGATGCCGCGAAGGCCGCGATCAACGCGATCGCGAACGTCACGAACCCCGAGGTGGGGGAGCAGTACCTGGGCACGGTCGTCAAGATCGCGACCTTCGGTGCGTTCGTCTCGCTCCTCCCGGGCAAGGACGGCCTCGTGCACATCTCCGAGGTGCGCAAGCTCGCCGGCGGCAAGCGCGTCGAGAACGTCGAGGACGTGCTCGGTGTCGGTCAGAAGATCCTCGTGGAGATCACGAAGGTCGACGACCGCGGCAAGCTCTCGCTCGCTCCCGTCCTCGAGGACGAGAAGCCCGAGGAGAACGCGGCCGACGCCGACGCCTGATCGTCGCCGGGCGGCAGCGTCCGCCCCGAACGCCGATGCGGCGGCCGGATCCACGGATCCGGTCGCCGCATCGGCGTTCCGCGGCTCAGTCGCCGGGGTGCTCGAAGACGCCCATGACGTGCCCGCGCGCGATGATCGACTCGCGCGCCATGAAGTGCACGCGCGCACCCGTGAGATCGTCCGGCA is drawn from Pseudoclavibacter chungangensis and contains these coding sequences:
- a CDS encoding polyribonucleotide nucleotidyltransferase; the encoded protein is MEGPEIKAAEAVLDNGSFGTRTIRFETGRLAQQAQGSAVAYLDEETMVLSATSVSKHPKDNFDFFPLTIDVEERSYAAGKIPGSFFRREGRPSTDAILVCRLIDRPLRPSFVEGLRNEVQVVVTVLSIAPGEFYDMLALNAASMSSMLSGIPFSGPIAGVRVALIGEQWVAFPTSEQLEQAVFDLTVAGRVVTKADGTEDVAIMMVEAEATEHSWDLIKNGATKPNEQVVAQGLEAAKPFLAQLVRAQAEVAAQANRATVEYPLFLPYSSEAYDVVAELAYDRLVPIYQIADKVERQDADDALKSEVKEAVAAKIEAGELPAEIASQVSAAYKAVTKVVVRGRILREGKRIDGRGVTDIRQLDAEVDVIPRVHGSAIFQRGETQILGVTTLGMLKMAQQIDSLSPVTSKRYMHHYNFPPYSTGETGRVGSPKRREIGHGFLAERALVPVLPTREEFPYAIRQVSEALGSNGSTSMGSVCASTLSLLNAGVPLRAPVAGIAMGLVSEDVDGETRYATLTDILGAEDALGDMDFKVAGTSEFVTALQLDTKLDGIPSSVLHGALQQAHDARIQILDRAINAVIDTPDELAPTAPRIITVKVPVDKIGEVIGPKGKIINQIQDDTGADISIEDDGTVFIGATDGPSADAAKAAINAIANVTNPEVGEQYLGTVVKIATFGAFVSLLPGKDGLVHISEVRKLAGGKRVENVEDVLGVGQKILVEITKVDDRGKLSLAPVLEDEKPEENAADADA